From the Lathyrus oleraceus cultivar Zhongwan6 chromosome 4, CAAS_Psat_ZW6_1.0, whole genome shotgun sequence genome, one window contains:
- the LOC127137059 gene encoding protein MAIN-LIKE 1-like — protein MVIRRRGADGRIPDRTLGRGTSSSAAEPAGYPGGSYDTSLLVKYEHHVARHLWFGEERGPKKELKVAGHGLKLTSRISLALPPQMESWVSRSGLSSLQRTSLNKIDTNLVSAFVERWHLETSSFHMPFDEMSITLDDVSCLLHLPIRGIF, from the exons ATGG TGATTCGAAGACGAGGTGCAGATGGTAGGATTCCAGACCGCACTTTAGGTCGGGGCACATCTTCATCTGCAGCTGAGCCGGCTGGATATCCAGGAGGGtcgtacgatacgtctcttttggtgaagtacgagcatcatgttgctcgacatttatggtttggtgag gaaagaggtccaaagaaagagttgaaggttgctGGACATGGACTGAAGCTGACATCTAGGATTTCATTGGCTCTTCCACCAcagatggagagttgggtatctagatctggtttatcttcacttcagagaactagtctgaacaagatagacacaaatcttgtctctgcatttgtggaaagatggcatctagagacatcttcatttcacatgccgtttgacgaaatgagcattactttggatgatgtctcatgtctgcttcacttgcccatcaggggTATCTTCTAG